A genomic segment from [Flavobacterium] thermophilum encodes:
- the cbiH gene encoding Cobalt-precorrin-3B C(17)-methyltransferase translates to MSGKLLIVGFGPGSVDHMTKRAREAIEESDVIIGYKTYIELVRDLIVGKEIISTGMTEEVSRAQAAVKWAERGKTVAVISSGDAGLYGMAGLVYEVLIEKGWTKASPIEVEVIPGISAIHSCAALLGAPIMHDACTISLSDHLTPWELIEKRIDAAAAADFVIALYNPKSGRRTRQIVEAQRILLRHRSPETPVGLVKSAYRERQHIVLTDLAHMLDHEIGMLTTVIIGNSTTFVHDGLMITPRGYQRKYQLAAAVQPLKPHERLRKEAEPWALDQTKPLREPDEENGEAFRPFAAAASAFGDEKDRGFAAVAVLPPAVDAAAKEAGLAPAASAFPLPEEPFVQTENRPSSALLHRVRETAEDALAALERRTTKKASAVLFEAAVSPGVANKQFTPEQLIALAEAVGPDGKMTYTPDHYIKIERVTEDPKGLVDRLAAVGLMVMPVGDVLTVKACDFCDGEKKDAIPYAEELARRFGGMALPKELKLGINGCGMACYGAVREDIGLVYRKGKFDLFLGGKTVGRNAHPGQLVAEGIPPEEMVAIVADIIEQYKEHAHPNERFHKFFARVKQIGRFSYEEAKTAAKIETPACGE, encoded by the coding sequence ATGAGCGGCAAATTGCTCATTGTCGGCTTCGGCCCGGGAAGCGTCGACCATATGACGAAACGGGCTCGGGAAGCGATTGAAGAAAGCGACGTCATCATCGGCTACAAAACGTACATCGAACTTGTGCGCGATCTGATTGTCGGAAAGGAAATCATCAGCACGGGCATGACGGAAGAGGTGAGCCGCGCCCAAGCGGCGGTGAAGTGGGCCGAGCGCGGCAAAACGGTTGCCGTCATCTCCAGCGGCGACGCCGGGTTGTACGGCATGGCGGGGCTCGTGTATGAAGTGTTGATCGAAAAAGGGTGGACGAAAGCGAGTCCGATTGAAGTCGAAGTCATCCCCGGCATTTCCGCGATTCATTCGTGCGCGGCGCTGCTTGGCGCCCCGATTATGCACGATGCCTGTACGATCAGTTTGAGCGATCATTTGACGCCGTGGGAGCTGATTGAAAAGCGGATTGACGCCGCGGCGGCGGCCGATTTTGTCATCGCGCTGTACAACCCGAAAAGCGGACGGCGCACTCGGCAGATTGTGGAGGCGCAGCGCATCCTGCTTCGCCACCGGTCTCCGGAGACCCCGGTCGGTCTGGTAAAAAGCGCGTATCGCGAGCGTCAGCATATCGTCCTCACCGACTTGGCGCATATGCTGGACCATGAAATCGGCATGTTGACGACGGTCATTATCGGCAACTCGACGACTTTTGTTCACGATGGGCTCATGATCACGCCGCGCGGCTACCAGCGCAAGTATCAACTAGCAGCCGCCGTCCAGCCGCTCAAACCGCATGAACGGCTGCGCAAAGAAGCGGAGCCGTGGGCGCTTGACCAGACGAAACCGCTGAGAGAGCCGGACGAAGAAAACGGAGAAGCGTTTCGGCCGTTTGCCGCGGCTGCCTCCGCTTTCGGCGACGAGAAAGACCGCGGTTTTGCCGCCGTAGCGGTTTTGCCGCCGGCTGTGGACGCGGCCGCGAAGGAAGCTGGATTGGCGCCGGCAGCTTCCGCTTTTCCGCTGCCGGAGGAGCCATTCGTCCAAACGGAAAACCGGCCGTCATCCGCTCTGTTGCATCGGGTGAGAGAAACAGCGGAGGACGCGCTTGCAGCATTGGAAAGAAGAACGACAAAGAAGGCGTCCGCCGTGCTGTTCGAAGCGGCAGTGAGCCCAGGGGTGGCCAACAAGCAGTTTACTCCGGAGCAGCTCATCGCGCTTGCCGAAGCGGTCGGACCGGACGGGAAAATGACGTACACGCCGGATCATTATATCAAAATCGAGCGGGTGACAGAGGATCCAAAAGGGCTTGTCGATCGGCTCGCTGCTGTCGGACTGATGGTGATGCCGGTTGGTGATGTGCTGACGGTGAAGGCATGCGACTTTTGCGATGGAGAGAAAAAAGACGCGATTCCATATGCCGAGGAATTGGCGCGGCGATTTGGGGGCATGGCGCTGCCGAAAGAGTTGAAGCTTGGCATCAACGGCTGCGGCATGGCATGCTACGGCGCGGTGCGCGAAGACATCGGGCTTGTGTACCGGAAAGGGAAATTTGACTTGTTTTTAGGCGGGAAAACGGTCGGCCGCAACGCCCATCCTGGCCAGCTCGTTGCGGAAGGCATCCCGCCGGAAGAGATGGTGGCCATTGTGGCGGACATCATTGAACAGTACAAAGAACATGCTCATCCGAACGAACGATTTCATAAGTTTTTTGCCCGCGTGAAACAAATCGGCCGCTTTTCGTACGAGGAGGCCAAGACGGCGGCGAAGATCGAAACGCCGGCATGCGGTGAGTAA